In one Parus major isolate Abel chromosome 13, Parus_major1.1, whole genome shotgun sequence genomic region, the following are encoded:
- the LOC107210864 gene encoding LON peptidase N-terminal domain and RING finger protein 1-like has product MSGPSSPSSPGPGESPPGQPLGLDLLRCPCCRLLLWEPVTASCGHSFCKPCLGGAGPSRCPLCQERLELLGVGAARCSVVLCGILERCVPRERRLAGLAERVRERLARGDAREALRMAQRGVELALDSSSLRLCRAEALLALGQYPQALEDLDAVCRAEPGEHEAFFRKGKVLLEMGQRAEALLAWEHCLTLSPHFQPARREMEKIVMEADAPQPCTAAQLGDAHLSSAGSQVDGGSPVLPSSTQAQDQEGELADGRGDVGSEHSQGTATLSQPGQQREPETSAESQGRWLLDKEEETAAAKCTQPCLRESLSISDLECSLCIRMFFEPVTTPCGHTFCKECLERCLDHRPNCPLCKQSLREYLKAGRYSPTVLLQDIMLATFPTYLAERRELHRAEMAELSNLTKNIPIFVCTMSFPGIPCPLHIFEPRYRLMIRRCQESGTRRFGMCIFENGKSFADYGCMLEIRQVELLADGRSLVDTIGRQRFRVLSRGHRDGYHTADIEYLEDRKVSGEELQELQCLHESTYRLAQRFCEHGDLTSRHILMQHGPLPEKEEDIQASADGPTWCWWLISILPLDPSYQLNLFSCTSLRARLSQLQHILTALLQQPPPRHLLPERSPRGRV; this is encoded by the exons ATGAGCGGCCCCTCCAGCCCGAGCTCCCCGGGCCCCGGGGAGAGCCCTCCCGGGCAGCCCCTCGGGCTGGACCTGCTGCGCTGCCCCTGCTGCCGCCTGCTCCTCTGGGAGCCGGTGACCGCGTCCTGCGGTCACTCCTTCTGCAAGCCGTGCctcggcggggccgggccgtCCCGCTGCCCGCTGTGCCAGGAgcggctggagctgctgggcgTCGGGGCGGCGAGGTGCAGCGTGGTGCTGTGCGGGATCCTGGAGCGATGCGTGCCGCGGGAGCGGAGGCTGGCCGGGCTGGCGGAGCGCGTCCGGGAGCGCCTCGCCCGCGGGGACGCGCGGGAGGCGCTGAGGATGGCGCAGAGAGGGGTCGAGCTGG cCCTGGACTCCAGCTCCCTGCGGCTGTGCCGGGCAGAGGCCTTGCTGGCCCTGGGGCAGTATCCACAGGCACTGGAGGACCTGGATGCCGtgtgcagggctgagcctggagaGCACGAG GCCTTCTTCAGGAAAGGGAAGGTGCTCCTGGAGATGGGGCAGAGAGCCGAAGCCCTGCTGGCATGGGAACACTGCCTGACGCTCAGTCCCCATTTCCAGCCAGCTCGGAGGGAGATGGAGAAG ATCGTCATGGAAGCCGATGCTCCTCAGCCATGCACGGCTGCACAGCTGGGTGATGCTCACCTGAGCTCAGCTGGTTCCCAGGTTGATGGAGGGAGCCCAGTGCTCCCATCTTCCACACAAGCTCAG GATCAGGAGGGAGAGCTGGCAGATGGCCGAGGGGATGTTGGgtctgagcacagccagggcacagccacccTTTCCCAGCCGGGACAACAGCGAGAACCGGAGACTTCAGCAGAGAGTCAGGGCCGGTGGTTGTTGG ataaagaggaagaaacagcagcagcaaagtgtACCCAGCCATGCCTCAGGGAGTCACTGAGCATATCTGACTTGGAGTGCTCCCTCTGCATACG GATGTTTTTCGAGCCGGTGACGACGCCCTGTGGTCACACCTTCTGCAAAGAGTGCCTGGAACGCTGCCTGGACCACCGGCCCAACTGCCCCCTCTGCAAACAGAGCCTGAGAGAG tacctgaaggcTGGGAGGTACAgccccacagtgctgctgcaggacatcATGCTGGCCACCTTCCCAACATACCTGGCTGAGCGCCGGGAGCTGCACCGGGCAGAGATGGCAGAACTCTCCAA CCTGACCAAGAACATCCCCATCTTTGTGTGCACAATGTCCTTCCCTGGCATCCCCTGCCCTCTGCACATCTTCGAGCCTCGGTACCGCCTGATGATCCGGCGGTGCCAGGAGAGCGGCACCAGGAGGTTTGGCATGTGCATATTTGAGAATGGGAAAAG cttTGCTGACTATGGCTGCATGCTGGAGATCCGTCAGGTGGAGCTGCTGGCGGACGGGCGCTCCTTGGTGGACACCATCGGCCGGCAGCGGTTCCGGGTGCTGAGCCGCGGGCACAGGGACGGCTACCACACCGCTGACATCGAGTACCTGGAGGACAGGAAg GTGTCcggggaggagctgcaggagctgcagtgcctgcaCGAGAGCACCTATCGCCTGGCCCAGCGGTTCTGTGAGCACGGAGACCTCACCTCCAGGCACATTCTGATGCAGCATGGACCGCTgccagagaaggaagaggacATCCAG gcttCAGCAGATGGCCCGACGTGGTGCTGGTGGCTCATCTCCATCCTGCCCCTGGACCCGTCCTACCAGCTGAACCTGTTCTCGTGCACATCGCTTCGTGCCCGCCTGTCgcagctgcagcacatcctcacagccctgctgcagcagccccctCCCCGCCACCTCCTGCCCGAGCGCAGCCCCCGGGGCCGCGTCTGA